TGAACCTCGCGCTCGACCGGCTACCCGAGTTCCGCGCCAAGCCCGGCTTCGATCCCGAGGTGCACGGCGGCACGATCGTGCTCGCCGACTCGCTCGCCGAGATCGAGACCGCGTTCCAGGACGCGGTCGCGGGCCGCCCCGCCGAGGTGCCCTTCGCCGACATCTGCATCCCGTCGGTGTTCGACCGCTCCCTTGCGCCCGAGGGCAAGCACGTGATGTCGATGTTCACGCAGTGGGTCCCGCACGCGTACGCGGCCAAGCCGATGTCGTCGGAGCTCGACGCCTACGCCGATCGCGTGATCGCGCGCGTCGAGCGGGTCGCGCCCGGTTTCACCGCGTCGATCCTCCACCGGCAGGTCATCGGGCCCTACGACATGGAGCACGAGTACGGGTTGCTCGGCGGGAACATCTTCCACGGCGAGCTGTCGGCCGACCAGATGTTCCATCTGCGACCCGCGCCGGGCTACGCCGACTTCCGCACCCCGATCGCGAATCTGTATCAAGCGGGATCCGCGACGCACGGTGGTGGCGGGGTGACCGGGATCCCCGGACTCGGTGTCGTCGCGCGGATCGTCGCCGACCGCCGGCGCGCGCGCGTTCCAAGGCGGTCTTGACAGCGCGCGTCACGGGCCGAAGAATCCCGCAGGCAACACGAGGGGCCAGGAGTCACGAAGATACTGGGGGGTCACCCGATGTCCGGCACGGGCCGTCGACTCGGAACAGCCGCGCTGACGATCGCGATCGCGCTCGGTGCGATCACCGTCGGCGCGGTACAAGCAACCGCGGCGACGAAGAAGAAGCCGGTCGTGCTCACGATCGGCGTCAAGCAGGACATCGACAGCCTCAACCCGTACTCCGGCGTGAGCGTCGCGGCGTACGAGGCGTGGACACTCGAGTACGACACGCTGCTCAACCTCAGCGCCGACGGGCTCAAGGCCGTTCCCGAGCTCTCGACGAACGTGCCGAAGGTCGCGAGCGACGGCCTCACGTGGACGTACCACCTGCGCCACGACGTGAAGTGGTCGGACGGCACGCCGTTCACGGCCGACGACGTCGTGTACACGCTCTCGCGGATGAAGAAGGAGGAGTGGTCGAACTTCGTGACGTTCGTCAGCGGCTTCAAGTCGATCACCGCTCCCGACAAGTACACGGTCGTCGTCAAGACCGAGAAGCCCGACCCGCGGATGCCGTACATCCCTGCGTACATCCTGCAGAAGAAACAGTGGTCGCAGGTCTCGACGAAGGATGTCGGGACCTTCTCGAACTCGAACATGATCGGTACCGGCCCGTTCCGGCTGCAGACGTTCAAGAAGGGCCAGTACACGAAGTTCAAGGCGAACCCCGACTACTTCGGCGGCGCGCCGCACATCGACGGCATCACGCTCCAGCTCTACACGAACGACGAGACGATGGTGCAGGACCTCCAGAACGGGGTCATCGACGCCGCCAGCGACATCAAGGCCAGTCTCTTCCCGCGCGTGAAGGCCGACTCCAAGCTCACCGCGGTCGCCGCCGACGACGGCAGCTTCAGCATGCTGACGCTGAACACCGAGTCCGACGGCAAGGCGAAGGTCGGCAACGGCAACGCCGCGCTCCAGGACCCCCGCGTCCGCATCGCGATCGCGCACGCGATCGACAAGCAGACGCTCGTCGACAAGGTGCTGAACGGCTACGGCGTCGTCGGACAGTCGATGAACGTCGCGCTCGCACCGCGCTGGGACCTCGATCCGGTGAAGGACCCGTACAAGTTCGACATCAAGGAAGCGAACAAGATCCTCGACAACGCCGGCTATCTCGACACGAACCACGACGGCGTGCGCGAGATGCCGGGTGGCGGCAAGCCGATCAACCTCCGCTACGACATCCGCTCGGGCTCGTCGATCGAGGCGCCCGACGCGCAGTACATCTCGGGCTGGTTGAAGCAGATCGGCATCAAGACGACGGTCAAGACCGTGAGCGAGGACCAGCTCACGCCCATCGAGAACGCGGGCACGTTCGACATGGCGACCTGGGGCTGGACACCGTTCACCGACCCCGACGCGCAGCTGTCGTACCTGACCTGCGGCCAGGTGCCGAAGGCGCCCGACGACGGCTCGTACAACGACGCGTTCTACTGCAACAAGAAGTACGACGAGCTCTACACCCAGCAACGCTCGCAGCTCGACGAGACGAAGCGCATCGCCGAAGTGCAGGAGATGCAGCAGATCTTCTACAACGACGTGCCCTACGTCGTGATGTTCCGTGCGCAGAACCTGCAGGCCTACAACCACGACCGCTTCACGGGCTTCACGCCGGTTCCGAAGCCCGACGGTCCGGTGATGATCGCCAATGACTTCCTGAACTACACGGACGTCAAGCAGGCCGGCACCGGCGGCGGCTCGAGCAGCAGCGGCGTCGTGATCATCATCATCCTCGTGATCGTCGCGCTCGGCGTCATCGTCGGAATCGTCCTGGCGATGAACCGCCGCCGTACCGCGGATCTCCGCGAGTAACCGAACGACCGCCAGCAAAGGGCTGGTTCCGTGAGCACGCGCTTCGTCGTCCGCAAGATCGTCGGGTCGATCCTGACGTTGTTCGTCGTGCTCGTGTTCAACTTCTTCCTGTTCCGGATCGTGAAGAGCGATCCGGTGGGCAGCTTCCTGCGCGGCCGCAACGTGCCGCCCGAGGTGAAGGCGCGCCTGCGCCACCAGTTCGGCCTCGACAAGTCGAAGTGGGCGCAGTTCTGGCTCTACATGAAGCAGACGCTGCACGGGAACCTCGGCACGTCGTTCAAGGCCGGCCGTCCGGTCACGTACGAGATCGGAAACGCGATCTGGCCGACGATCTGGCTCGTCGGACTCTCGACGATCCTCTCGACGATCATCGGGTTGCTGCTCGGCATCAAGTCCGCGTGGCAGCGCAACAGCTGGTTCGACCGCTTCGCCACCGGTATCTCGATGTTCACGTACGCGACGCCGGACTTCTTCCTCGGCATGCTCTTGCTCGCGGCGTTCGCGTTCAGCTTCAAGGTGCTGCCGACGTCGGGCATCCAGAGTCCGTCGGCGAGCGGGGCCGGCTTCAGCCACCTGATCGACGAGGCGAAGCACCTCATCCTGCCGTCCCTCACGCTGACGATCGGCTACATGGGCGAGTACATGATCGTGATGCGCTCCTCGCTGATCGAGGTGATGGGCGAGGACTTCCTCAAGGTCGCGCGCGCCCGCGGCCTGCGTGACGCGCTCGTCCGGCGGCGCCACGCGGTACCCAACGCGATGCTCCCGACGGTCACGCTCGTCACGCTGAACCTCGGCTTCGTGCTCAGCGGCGCGATCGCGGTGGAGCAGGTGTTCTCGTGGCCCGGGCTCGGCAAGGCGACGGCCGACGCGGTCGCGAACCAGGACTTCCCGATGCTGCAGGGACTCTTCCTGCTCTTCACCGGCGCAGTGATCGTCGCGAACCTCGTCTCCGACCTGTTGTACGGCTACCTCGATCCACGGGTCCGCGTCGGATGACGACGACCGCGCCGCCGGCGCCGGC
The sequence above is drawn from the Acidimicrobiia bacterium genome and encodes:
- a CDS encoding ABC transporter substrate-binding protein, coding for MSGTGRRLGTAALTIAIALGAITVGAVQATAATKKKPVVLTIGVKQDIDSLNPYSGVSVAAYEAWTLEYDTLLNLSADGLKAVPELSTNVPKVASDGLTWTYHLRHDVKWSDGTPFTADDVVYTLSRMKKEEWSNFVTFVSGFKSITAPDKYTVVVKTEKPDPRMPYIPAYILQKKQWSQVSTKDVGTFSNSNMIGTGPFRLQTFKKGQYTKFKANPDYFGGAPHIDGITLQLYTNDETMVQDLQNGVIDAASDIKASLFPRVKADSKLTAVAADDGSFSMLTLNTESDGKAKVGNGNAALQDPRVRIAIAHAIDKQTLVDKVLNGYGVVGQSMNVALAPRWDLDPVKDPYKFDIKEANKILDNAGYLDTNHDGVREMPGGGKPINLRYDIRSGSSIEAPDAQYISGWLKQIGIKTTVKTVSEDQLTPIENAGTFDMATWGWTPFTDPDAQLSYLTCGQVPKAPDDGSYNDAFYCNKKYDELYTQQRSQLDETKRIAEVQEMQQIFYNDVPYVVMFRAQNLQAYNHDRFTGFTPVPKPDGPVMIANDFLNYTDVKQAGTGGGSSSSGVVIIIILVIVALGVIVGIVLAMNRRRTADLRE
- a CDS encoding ABC transporter permease, which codes for MSTRFVVRKIVGSILTLFVVLVFNFFLFRIVKSDPVGSFLRGRNVPPEVKARLRHQFGLDKSKWAQFWLYMKQTLHGNLGTSFKAGRPVTYEIGNAIWPTIWLVGLSTILSTIIGLLLGIKSAWQRNSWFDRFATGISMFTYATPDFFLGMLLLAAFAFSFKVLPTSGIQSPSASGAGFSHLIDEAKHLILPSLTLTIGYMGEYMIVMRSSLIEVMGEDFLKVARARGLRDALVRRRHAVPNAMLPTVTLVTLNLGFVLSGAIAVEQVFSWPGLGKATADAVANQDFPMLQGLFLLFTGAVIVANLVSDLLYGYLDPRVRVG